The following coding sequences lie in one Drosophila sulfurigaster albostrigata strain 15112-1811.04 chromosome 2R, ASM2355843v2, whole genome shotgun sequence genomic window:
- the LOC133837226 gene encoding uncharacterized protein LOC133837226 isoform X2, which yields MKLAILFLTLIWQIMVTQGIENCGCHLISNQNERTADCSNRFEINYDCLSHFRPTELILQNNGLTEIPPQLFQYNFNNVQQLDLSYNAIKNLPDNSMHFLEDLKTFNVSCNSLKNPLELLAIRNDVEIFIANNVFKCNCEEPKLFELNERIKKQKKQKTTLYCLRDDLNETQKSIPLTAKCNNLEEPQKHWKQKRFKWAL from the exons ATGAAGCtggcaatattatttttgacatTGATCTGGCAAATCATGGTTACCCAAGGCATTGAAAACTGTGGATGCCATTTGATCAGCAACCAAAATGAGCGTACAGCTGACTGCTCAAACCGCTTCGAAATAAACTATGACTGCCTCTCGCATTTTAGACCAACTGAACtgatattacaaaataatggTTTAACGGAGATACCACCACAATTGTTTCAGTATAACTTCAATAATGTTCAGCAACTTGATCTTTCTTACAATGCGATTAAGAATTTGCCTGACAATTCGATGCACTTTCTTGAAGACTTAAAGACCTTTAACGTGAGCTGCAATTCTTTGAAGAATCCATTGGAATTGTTGGCGATAAGAAACGACGTCGAAATCTTTATTGCCAACAATGTGTTCAAGTGCAATTGCGAAGAGCCGAAACTCTTCGAACTTAATGAACGTATAAAA aagcaaaagaagcaaaaaacaactttGTATTGCCTTCGGGATGATCTAAATGAAACACAGAAGAGTATTCCTCTGACCGCAAAATGTAACAATCTCGAGGAGCCCCAAAAACATTGGAAGCAAAAGCGATTCAAATGGGCATTGTAG
- the LOC133837634 gene encoding protein tipE, whose amino-acid sequence MRSGSSELLLEQQQQELRLRKIRELAPKKKNGNRRFRSWRERARFYGTSTLAFFSVTAGASLLFLVPLYVDPAISTLSHDFVEHPTLCTTTRREDLVGIFNCSWSSCREGCTSDLYRCVHIYVTFIEQNITIPENMTDYSNYTADWEQSNEATLLVNIKGCGYPPTVTCKNFNNYYGVEGAIYPCFYSRKNKTVVLTSYNHDDQVSMIIHFFVVPFVITVISSIALCIMHCDCRCKKDRSHRRNRPQCRRPRIENLSDTSISTRVDMLTPAIEVYKPPL is encoded by the coding sequence ATGAGGAGTGGCAGTTCGGAATTACTActcgagcagcaacaacaagagctaCGGTTACGTAAAATCCGAGAACTGGctccaaaaaagaaaaatggcaATCGGCGCTTTCGTTCGTGGCGGGAACGTGCGCGTTTCTATGGCACCTCAACACTCGCCTTCTTCTCGGTGACCGCCGGCGCATCGCTGCTATTCCTGGTGCCGCTCTACGTCGATCCGGCCATCTCGACGCTGAGTCACGATTTCGTCGAGCATCCCACGCTGTGCACAACGACGCGTCGCGAAGATCTCGTCGGCATCTTCAACTGTTCGTGGAGCTCGTGCCGCGAGGGCTGCACCTCAGATCTATATCGTTGTGTCCACATCTATGTGACGTTTATCGAACAGAACATAACGATACCCGAGAATATGACCGATTATAGCAATTATACCGCCGATTGGGAGCAATCCAATGAGGCAACGCTGCTCGTCAACATCAAAGGTTGCGGCTATCCGCCCACAGTGACgtgcaaaaatttcaataactaTTATGGCGTCGAGGGCGCCATCTATCCGTGTTTCTATTCACGTAAAAATAAGACCGTCGTCCTAACGTCCTACAATCACGACGATCAGGTGTCCATgatcatacatttttttgtggtgcCATTTGTGATAACGGTCATCTCATCCATCGCCCTGTGCATCATGCACTGCGACTGCCGCTGCAAAAAGGATCGCAGCCATCGACGCAATCGTCCCCAGTGCCGCAGGCCGCGCATCGAAAATCTCAG